A region of bacterium DNA encodes the following proteins:
- a CDS encoding rhomboid family intramembrane serine protease: MRGFTAGQAYGFGFGRPWTPAVRALIIACGGVYVGQLLLGRTLPLFDLLALDTARPLELWRWLTYALLHGGPFHLLFNALAIWMFGSDVEERLGTRRFVLFCAVTCAGAAGSVVLVDRLLGRESIVVGASGIVFGLLLAYGMLFAERVITLLVFFVLPVSMKARQFVLVFGVIELLFGVAGDTRVAHFAHLGGMLFGWLFLRWGGRLVPGARRFDAPATRRAGGIFAGLRARLATLTRARDDRRMDELLQKVNERGIASLSEGEKRFLHRMSRSKRWD; this comes from the coding sequence ATGCGTGGTTTCACCGCCGGCCAGGCCTACGGGTTCGGCTTCGGGCGCCCGTGGACGCCGGCCGTGCGCGCCCTCATCATCGCCTGCGGCGGCGTCTACGTCGGGCAGCTGCTGCTGGGGCGGACGCTGCCGCTCTTCGACCTGCTGGCGCTGGACACCGCGCGGCCGCTCGAGCTCTGGCGCTGGCTGACGTACGCGCTGCTCCACGGCGGCCCGTTCCACCTGCTTTTCAACGCGCTGGCGATCTGGATGTTCGGCTCCGACGTCGAGGAGCGCCTCGGGACCCGGCGCTTCGTCCTCTTCTGCGCCGTGACCTGCGCCGGCGCGGCCGGCAGCGTCGTGCTCGTCGACCGCCTGCTCGGCCGCGAGAGCATCGTCGTCGGCGCCTCGGGGATCGTCTTCGGGCTCCTGCTCGCGTACGGCATGCTCTTTGCGGAGCGCGTGATCACGCTGCTGGTCTTCTTCGTCCTGCCGGTGAGCATGAAGGCGCGGCAGTTCGTGCTCGTCTTCGGCGTGATCGAGCTGCTCTTCGGCGTCGCCGGGGACACGCGCGTGGCGCATTTCGCGCACCTGGGGGGGATGCTCTTCGGCTGGCTCTTCCTGCGGTGGGGAGGGCGCCTCGTACCCGGCGCCCGGCGGTTCGACGCCCCGGCGACGCGCCGCGCCGGGGGGATCTTCGCCGGCCTGCGCGCGCGGCTCGCGACGTTGACGCGCGCCCGCGACGACCGGCGCATGGACGAGCTGCTGCAGAAGGTGAACGAGCGCGGGATCGCCTCGCTCAGCGAGGGCGAGAAGCGCTTCCTCCACCGCATGAGCCGGAGCAAGCGGTGGGACTGA